The Clostridia bacterium sequence CACGCCTACCGGCAGCGGGGATCCCTGGCCGTCGCCGTCCGGCTCATCGCCCACGAGCCGCCCGCGCTGGAGTCCCTGGAGCTGCCGGACATCGTGGCGGACCTCGCCATGCGGCCGCACGGGTTGGTGCTCGTCACCGGGCCCACCGGCAGCGGCAAGTCCACGACCCTGGCGGGCATGGTCGACCGCATCAACCGCATGCGGTCCTGCCACGTCGTGACGCTGGAGGATCCGATCGAGTACCTCCACCGGCATCGAATGAGCATCGTGAACCAGAGGGAGATCGGCGAGGACGCGCCGTCGTTCTACGAGGGGCTGCGCGCGGCGCTGCGCCAGGATCCGGACGTGATCATGATCGGGGAGATGCGGGACCTCGAAACGATCGCGACGGCGCTGACCGCGGCCGAGACGGGGCACCTCGTCCTCGCCAGCCTTCACACCAAAGGCGCCGCGTCCGCCGTGGAGCGCATCGTGGACGCTTTCCCCGCCCACCAGCAGAACCAGATTCGCCTGCAGCTGGCGGACACGCTTCAGGGCATCATCTCGCAGGCGCTCCTGCCCCGGCCGGAGGGGGGACGGGCCGTCGTCGCCGAGGTGCTGGTCGCCGTGCCCGGCGTGCGCAACCTCATCCGGGAGGGCAAGGCCCACCAGCTGGCCAGCCTCATGCAGACGGGCGCGCGCTACGGCATGCAGACGATGGGCGACGCCCTCGATCGCGCCG is a genomic window containing:
- a CDS encoding PilT/PilU family type 4a pilus ATPase, coding for MLETRTLLQELIAQARALGASDLHITVESPPCVRVDGALRRLEMDPLPAQAIEELVRAVMKPERERDLAARGSVDFAFSVPGEGRYRVHAYRQRGSLAVAVRLIAHEPPALESLELPDIVADLAMRPHGLVLVTGPTGSGKSTTLAGMVDRINRMRSCHVVTLEDPIEYLHRHRMSIVNQREIGEDAPSFYEGLRAALRQDPDVIMIGEMRDLETIATALTAAETGHLVLASLHTKGAASAVERIVDAFPAHQQNQIRLQLADTLQGIISQALLPRPEGGRAVVAEVLVAVPGVRNLIREGKAHQLASLMQTGARYGMQTMGDALDRAVAQGRVRRADAEELKEEWYAVAGRR